Proteins encoded together in one Miscanthus floridulus cultivar M001 chromosome 16, ASM1932011v1, whole genome shotgun sequence window:
- the LOC136514118 gene encoding hexokinase-10-like isoform X1, which translates to MGKAQWLSVALGCVAAVTCVVATALVTRRAVARSRWSRAVAVVRGFEEDCATPTERLQRIVNSLSVEMFAGLASEGASKVRMLLTCVDALPDGNEEGIYYSVDLGGTSFRVMRLELGSGSMVINKKVEHRPIPEDLTKGTSEDLFNLIALALKNFIEREGGDDEGRALGFTFSFPVRQVSISSGSLIRWTKEFSIEEAVGKDVAQCLNEALVRNGLNLQVTALVNNAVGTLAMGHYYDEDTVAAVIIGAGTNASYIERNAAIAKCQGLLTDSDQTVVNVEWGSFRSPQVPLTPFDICSSEAERNHYDQAFEKMISGVYLGEIARLVFQRMAQESDLFGSSVNCLSTPFIFSTPSLAAIREDDSPDLRVVGRVLEEHLKIQDVPLKTRRLVVRICDIVTRRAARLAAAGIVAVLQKIGRDGTLCGTTFVRKIRGEPKRSVVAIEGGLYQGYSIFREYLNEAVDEILGDEIASTVSLRVMEEGSGIGAALLAASYSSTRQNSA; encoded by the exons ATGGGGAAGGCGCAGTGGTTGAGCGTGGCCTTGGGCTGCGTGGCGGCGGTGACGTGCGTGGTGGCGACGGCGCTGGTGACGAGGCGGGCGGTGGCGCGGTCTCGGTGGAGCAGAGCCGTGGCGGTGGTGCGCGGGTTCGAGGAGGATTGCGCCACGCCCACGGAGCGGCTGCAGCGGATCGTCAACTCCCTGTCCGTCGAGATGTTCGCGGGGCTCGCGTCCGAGGGCGCCAGCAAGGTCCGCATGCTGCTCACCTGCGTCGACGCGCTCCCCGACGG GAATGAGGAAGGCATCTATTACTCTGTTGATCTTGGGGGGACAAGCTTTAGAGTCATGAGACTAGAGCTTGGTTCAGGATCTATGGTTATCAATAAAAAAGTTGAGCATCGACCTATTCCAGAAGACTTGACCAAGGGTACAAGCGAG GATTTATTCAATCTAATTGCCTTGGCATTAAAGAACTTTATTGAAAGAGAGGGTGGGGACGATGAGGGAAGGGCACTTGGTTTTACATTTTCCTTCCCTGTCCGACAAGTTTCCATATCCTCAGGGTCATTAATTAGGTGGACTAAGGAATTTTCAATTGAAGAGGCT GTTGGAAAAGATGTTGCTCAATGCTTGAATGAAGCCCTTGTTAGGAATGGACTAAATTTGCAGGTCACTGCATTG GTGAACAATGCTGTGGGTACATTGGCCATGGGGCACTATTATGATGAGGATACAGTTGCTGCAGTGATTATAGGAGCTGGTACCAATGCTTCCTATATTGAACGCAATGCTGCTATCGCAAAATGTCAGGGTCTTCTTACTGATTCCGACCAAACG GTTGTCAATGTAGAATGGGGTAGTTTCCGGTCTCCGCAAGTACCATTAACTCCTTTTGACATATGTTCCAGTGAAGCAGAACGCAATCACTATGACCAA GCTTTTGAGAAAATGATCTCTGGTGTGTATCTTGGGGAAATTGCAAGATTGGTATTCCAAAGAATGGCTCAAGAATCAGATTTATTTGGTTCTTCTGTGAATTGCTTATCTACCCCTTTCATATTCAG TACACCTTCTCTAGCTGCTATTCGTGAGGATGATTCCCCAGATCTTAGAGTAGTTGGTAGGGTGCTCGAAGAACATCTGAAG ATACAAGATGTTCCACTGAAGACTCGAAGACTTGTTGTTAGAATATGTGACATTGTCACCCGAAGAGCCGCCCGTCTAGCAGCTGCTGGGATTGTTGCAGTACTACAAAAAATTGGTCGTGATGGAACTCTTTGTGGCACCACCTTTGTTCGAAAGATAAGAGGTGAGCCAAAGAGATCGGTTGTCGCGATTGAAGGTGGTCTCTACCAAGGCTATTCTATCTTTAGGGAGTATCTGAACGAAGCAGTGGATGAGATCCTAGGGGATGAGATCGCCTCCACAGTTAGTCTTAGAGTTATGGAGGAGGGTTCAGGGATTGGGGCTGCGCTCCTTGCAGCATCATATTCGTCGACTAGACAAAATTCTGCTTAA
- the LOC136514118 gene encoding hexokinase-10-like isoform X2, with product MGKAQWLSVALGCVAAVTCVVATALVTRRAVARSRWSRAVAVVRGFEEDCATPTERLQRIVNSLSVEMFAGLASEGASKVRMLLTCVDALPDGNEEGIYYSVDLGGTSFRVMRLELGSGSMVINKKVEHRPIPEDLTKGTSEDLFNLIALALKNFIEREGGDDEGRALGFTFSFPVRQVSISSGSLIRWTKEFSIEEAVNNAVGTLAMGHYYDEDTVAAVIIGAGTNASYIERNAAIAKCQGLLTDSDQTVVNVEWGSFRSPQVPLTPFDICSSEAERNHYDQAFEKMISGVYLGEIARLVFQRMAQESDLFGSSVNCLSTPFIFSTPSLAAIREDDSPDLRVVGRVLEEHLKIQDVPLKTRRLVVRICDIVTRRAARLAAAGIVAVLQKIGRDGTLCGTTFVRKIRGEPKRSVVAIEGGLYQGYSIFREYLNEAVDEILGDEIASTVSLRVMEEGSGIGAALLAASYSSTRQNSA from the exons ATGGGGAAGGCGCAGTGGTTGAGCGTGGCCTTGGGCTGCGTGGCGGCGGTGACGTGCGTGGTGGCGACGGCGCTGGTGACGAGGCGGGCGGTGGCGCGGTCTCGGTGGAGCAGAGCCGTGGCGGTGGTGCGCGGGTTCGAGGAGGATTGCGCCACGCCCACGGAGCGGCTGCAGCGGATCGTCAACTCCCTGTCCGTCGAGATGTTCGCGGGGCTCGCGTCCGAGGGCGCCAGCAAGGTCCGCATGCTGCTCACCTGCGTCGACGCGCTCCCCGACGG GAATGAGGAAGGCATCTATTACTCTGTTGATCTTGGGGGGACAAGCTTTAGAGTCATGAGACTAGAGCTTGGTTCAGGATCTATGGTTATCAATAAAAAAGTTGAGCATCGACCTATTCCAGAAGACTTGACCAAGGGTACAAGCGAG GATTTATTCAATCTAATTGCCTTGGCATTAAAGAACTTTATTGAAAGAGAGGGTGGGGACGATGAGGGAAGGGCACTTGGTTTTACATTTTCCTTCCCTGTCCGACAAGTTTCCATATCCTCAGGGTCATTAATTAGGTGGACTAAGGAATTTTCAATTGAAGAGGCT GTGAACAATGCTGTGGGTACATTGGCCATGGGGCACTATTATGATGAGGATACAGTTGCTGCAGTGATTATAGGAGCTGGTACCAATGCTTCCTATATTGAACGCAATGCTGCTATCGCAAAATGTCAGGGTCTTCTTACTGATTCCGACCAAACG GTTGTCAATGTAGAATGGGGTAGTTTCCGGTCTCCGCAAGTACCATTAACTCCTTTTGACATATGTTCCAGTGAAGCAGAACGCAATCACTATGACCAA GCTTTTGAGAAAATGATCTCTGGTGTGTATCTTGGGGAAATTGCAAGATTGGTATTCCAAAGAATGGCTCAAGAATCAGATTTATTTGGTTCTTCTGTGAATTGCTTATCTACCCCTTTCATATTCAG TACACCTTCTCTAGCTGCTATTCGTGAGGATGATTCCCCAGATCTTAGAGTAGTTGGTAGGGTGCTCGAAGAACATCTGAAG ATACAAGATGTTCCACTGAAGACTCGAAGACTTGTTGTTAGAATATGTGACATTGTCACCCGAAGAGCCGCCCGTCTAGCAGCTGCTGGGATTGTTGCAGTACTACAAAAAATTGGTCGTGATGGAACTCTTTGTGGCACCACCTTTGTTCGAAAGATAAGAGGTGAGCCAAAGAGATCGGTTGTCGCGATTGAAGGTGGTCTCTACCAAGGCTATTCTATCTTTAGGGAGTATCTGAACGAAGCAGTGGATGAGATCCTAGGGGATGAGATCGCCTCCACAGTTAGTCTTAGAGTTATGGAGGAGGGTTCAGGGATTGGGGCTGCGCTCCTTGCAGCATCATATTCGTCGACTAGACAAAATTCTGCTTAA